The Sulfolobus islandicus Y.N.15.51 sequence ATCTCCAGAAGATCTTAGGGAAGGTTGGTGAAATGAAAACCCTACTCCTCTTTGTGGAAATTGAAATCCTATCAAGGTTGAACTTCCACAGATGATCGTCGAGGTGAATAGTAACTCTCCTCACAGACGGTTTCTCAGTGTAACTTTTACCTCTCTTCTTCAACTTCTCAAAACTGTCTAATCTCTCGCTTGCATCCTCACAAGCTGTGTAGATGTAGTGTGAGGGTAAGTCCTTATGCTTCTCCCTCTCAGTCTTGTAAACTCCAGCTTTAATCCTGGTGAAGGAGGTAGTTTTGTTTGACAGCCCATAATTTATTGCCTCCTCTAGAACCTCTCTGTACTCCTTCTCGACCTCCTTAAGTGCTGAGTAAGTTTTATAATCAACCTTAACCCTTAACTTCACTGTCCTCTCCACTTAACTCACCTATCAACTTTTTTACGCCTTGAACTAGGAGTGTTTTCTTGTGACTCCTCATTCCGTAAATTTTCCCAGCGAATGAGGTAATGATTGAGATTAAGTCCTCAACTAGCTCTTGTGCGTCATCTTTGGGCTCCTCACCGAAAACTACTTCAATCTTAACTCCCATGGTTGAGAAGAACTCTTCAATGTACTCGAAACAGAACCTTGTAAGTCTGTCTTTGTATGTTATTAATACGATGTCGACACTCCTCCCCTCAACAAGTTTGAATAATTTAAGCAATCCTTTCCTTTGTGTGTTCAACCCGCTAGCTATATCTTTCAGTACTTCAACTACCTTGTAACCTTTTGCTGTTGCGTAATTTGTTAGGTAGTTTATTTGTCTCTCCAAGTCTTCTCTCTGATCGGTAGAGGACACCCTAGCGTAAATTACAGCCCTCGTCTCTTCCCTCCTTTCTAAGTACTTCTTAATCTCGCTGTAAGGTATCCTATACTTCCCTCCTTCAGTTGTTACTACCCTTATTTTTCCTTCTCTAATCCACCGTAGGAGTGTTGAGTATGAAATGCTGAGTAGTTGGCAAGCCTCCTTAGGCCTCAGTAGTCTCTCCACAAAATTAGTTGATAATAAATAAATATAAAAAGATTTCTATTAACGTGAGAAAGGATTCAGCCCACTTAGGAAAGTTTTTGAATTCGACTTCGATAAAAATAAGGGATATCTATAACAAAAGGGTTGTTATCGATTTTAAGGATGAACCGGGCAGACCAGACGGGATGACAGTTGATGAGGAAGGCCATTTATGGATAGCTCATTCTGCAGGTGGTAAGGTTAGTAGGTGGAATCCGAAGAACGGAGAAAAAGTATTTGAAATAAAACTTCCAGTAGTATACGTTTCATCAGTTACTTTTGGCAGCCCGGAAATGAATCGAATATTTATAAC is a genomic window containing:
- a CDS encoding IS607-like element ISC1913 family transposase, with the translated sequence MERLLRPKEACQLLSISYSTLLRWIREGKIRVVTTEGGKYRIPYSEIKKYLERREETRAVIYARVSSTDQREDLERQINYLTNYATAKGYKVVEVLKDIASGLNTQRKGLLKLFKLVEGRSVDIVLITYKDRLTRFCFEYIEEFFSTMGVKIEVVFGEEPKDDAQELVEDLISIITSFAGKIYGMRSHKKTLLVQGVKKLIGELSGEDSEVKG